The Algihabitans albus genome includes a window with the following:
- a CDS encoding acetyl-CoA C-acetyltransferase: MSDIVIAGAARTPVGAFSGALSSVLASHLGAVAIKEALQRAKVEPGEVDEAIVGQILTAGAGQNPARQAAMEAGLPQEKTAYNINQLCGSGLRAVALGYQALLAGDSEIVVAGGQESMSQAPHCAHLRNGQKMGDMKFVDTMIKDGLWDAFNGYHMGNTAENVARKWQLTRDEQDGFAAKSQQKAEAAQKAGRFQEEIVPVTIKTRKGDVTVENDEYPKHGTTTETLARLRPAFDKEGTVTAGNASGINDGAAMAVLMSEAEAVKRGVTPLARIVSWATCGVDPAIMGTGPIPASRKALEKAGWSTEDLDLVEANEAFAAQALAVNKDLGWDPEKVNVNGGAIALGHPIGASGARVLVTLLHEMQKRDAKKGLATLCIGGGMGIAMCVER, encoded by the coding sequence ATGAGCGACATCGTCATTGCGGGTGCGGCCCGCACCCCGGTCGGCGCCTTTAGCGGTGCGCTGTCAAGTGTACTCGCGTCCCATCTGGGCGCCGTGGCCATCAAGGAAGCTTTGCAGCGCGCAAAGGTGGAGCCGGGCGAGGTGGACGAGGCCATCGTCGGTCAGATCCTGACCGCCGGCGCCGGCCAGAATCCGGCGCGCCAGGCCGCCATGGAGGCGGGGCTGCCGCAGGAAAAGACGGCCTATAACATCAATCAGCTTTGCGGGTCCGGCCTGCGCGCCGTCGCGCTCGGTTACCAGGCGCTGCTCGCCGGCGACAGCGAGATCGTCGTGGCCGGCGGGCAGGAGTCCATGAGTCAGGCTCCGCACTGCGCGCATCTGCGCAATGGCCAGAAGATGGGCGACATGAAGTTCGTCGACACTATGATCAAGGACGGCCTCTGGGATGCCTTCAACGGCTATCACATGGGCAATACGGCAGAGAATGTCGCCCGCAAGTGGCAGCTCACCCGCGATGAGCAGGATGGCTTCGCGGCAAAGAGTCAGCAGAAGGCGGAAGCTGCGCAGAAAGCCGGCCGCTTCCAGGAGGAGATCGTTCCCGTTACCATCAAAACCCGCAAGGGCGATGTGACGGTCGAGAACGACGAGTACCCCAAGCACGGTACCACGACCGAGACGCTGGCCAGGCTGCGCCCGGCCTTCGACAAGGAAGGAACGGTGACCGCCGGTAACGCCAGCGGGATCAACGACGGTGCCGCCATGGCCGTGCTGATGAGCGAGGCCGAGGCCGTCAAGCGCGGCGTAACGCCCTTGGCCCGCATCGTCAGCTGGGCCACCTGCGGTGTCGACCCGGCGATCATGGGGACCGGCCCGATCCCCGCGAGCCGCAAGGCGCTGGAGAAAGCCGGTTGGTCGACCGAGGACTTGGATCTGGTCGAGGCCAACGAGGCCTTTGCAGCCCAGGCTCTGGCGGTCAACAAGGACCTCGGTTGGGATCCGGAGAAGGTCAACGTCAACGGCGGTGCCATCGCCCTCGGCCATCCGATCGGCGCGTCGGGCGCGCGTGTTCTGGTGACCCTGTTGCACGAGATGCAGAAGCGCGACGCCAAGAAAGGATTGGCCACGCTTTGTATCGGTGGCGGCATGGGTATTGCCATGTGCGTCGAGCGCTAA
- a CDS encoding bleomycin resistance protein has protein sequence MTAVDRPDYPNPDYACPVLPSLDFDETEAWYNKLGFARLGRWEGYLMLGRGPLELHFWDCQDRAICEASGAYLQVRDVDAYDAAWRDLISVPARIGPLEDKPWGMREFPLWDPHGNLFRVGTPVQSG, from the coding sequence ATGACTGCTGTCGACCGTCCCGACTATCCCAACCCCGACTACGCCTGCCCCGTGCTGCCATCGCTGGATTTCGACGAGACGGAGGCCTGGTACAACAAACTGGGTTTCGCCAGGCTGGGGCGGTGGGAAGGCTACCTGATGCTTGGGCGCGGCCCGCTGGAGTTGCACTTCTGGGACTGCCAGGACCGGGCGATCTGCGAGGCGTCCGGTGCTTACCTGCAAGTCCGCGACGTGGATGCCTACGATGCGGCGTGGCGGGACCTGATTTCCGTTCCGGCCCGCATCGGGCCCTTGGAAGACAAGCCTTGGGGCATGCGGGAATTCCCCCTGTGGGACCCCCACGGCAATCTCTTTCGCGTCGGCACGCCAGTCCAGTCCGGGTGA
- a CDS encoding helix-turn-helix domain-containing protein: MDRDKVSDREIEQHVGRRIRERRTLLGLTQQQLADLIGVTYQQAHKYERGINRISAARLHMLSQVLGVDANYFFDGAGTPTATTPNGRQRLSLDVARNFTRIRNDRCREAFAQLCRAIADD, translated from the coding sequence GTGGATCGAGACAAGGTCAGCGACCGGGAAATTGAACAACACGTCGGCCGCCGCATTCGCGAACGCCGCACGCTTCTGGGCCTTACTCAACAGCAGTTGGCCGATTTGATCGGTGTGACCTATCAGCAAGCACACAAGTACGAACGTGGCATCAACCGCATCTCGGCCGCGCGCCTTCATATGCTGTCTCAGGTGCTCGGTGTTGACGCCAACTACTTCTTCGACGGGGCCGGCACACCGACGGCAACGACACCGAATGGCCGCCAGCGGCTGAGCCTGGACGTCGCCCGCAACTTCACGCGCATCCGGAACGACCGCTGCCGCGAAGCTTTCGCGCAACTCTGTAGGGCCATCGCAGACGACTAA
- the phaR gene encoding polyhydroxyalkanoate synthesis repressor PhaR produces the protein MTDSKSLKAGEGAGRAAPSARGSGGKPITIKKYANRRLYNTATSSYVTLDHLCQMVKEDVEFEVYDAKTGENITRPVLTQIIVEEESKGENLLPISFLRQLISFYGAGMQYMVPTYLDQMMQAFAANQEQVAQAMQKSMGGMFSLGSMSDNMEKIEEARRQNIALFQRTMKMFSPFPNGAGEGNGETVGEKIEELESLKQQVNSLQQQLDRLSGSEDQK, from the coding sequence GTGACCGACAGCAAAAGTTTGAAGGCCGGCGAAGGCGCGGGCCGCGCCGCACCATCGGCACGCGGCAGTGGCGGGAAACCCATCACCATCAAGAAGTACGCCAACCGGCGCCTCTACAACACGGCGACCAGCAGTTACGTCACCCTCGATCATCTGTGCCAGATGGTGAAGGAAGACGTGGAATTCGAAGTCTACGATGCGAAGACGGGGGAGAACATCACGCGCCCCGTCCTGACGCAGATCATCGTCGAGGAGGAGTCCAAGGGCGAGAATCTGTTGCCGATTTCCTTCCTGCGACAGCTGATCTCCTTTTACGGGGCCGGCATGCAGTACATGGTCCCGACCTATCTCGATCAGATGATGCAGGCCTTCGCAGCGAACCAGGAGCAGGTCGCCCAGGCCATGCAGAAGTCTATGGGCGGCATGTTCTCGCTCGGCAGCATGAGCGACAACATGGAGAAGATTGAAGAGGCGCGCCGTCAGAATATCGCCCTCTTCCAGCGTACGATGAAGATGTTCTCGCCCTTTCCCAACGGCGCAGGCGAAGGCAACGGCGAGACTGTCGGCGAAAAGATCGAAGAGCTCGAATCCCTCAAGCAGCAGGTTAACAGCCTGCAGCAGCAGTTGGACCGTCTGTCCGGCAGCGAAGATCAGAAGTAG
- a CDS encoding GNAT family N-acetyltransferase, with product MKREMITRAEARMAEGWPAAERLVCDGWTCQLDAGVTRRANSVLPLTWQGGDPEAAITRAETLYRGRGLRPIFKISPVTQPADLDARLAQRGYREEGQALVLGRPLAGAEAEPQRPVRLDRNATKVWSEICHGGGPERAVREAIVGRISRPCIFAVAEVGGEAAAAGLGVVLEDLLLITALVTRPAQRRRGAARAIIAALVSAAAERGVRDLILQVEADNPPAQALYAGLGWSELYAYAYRSLL from the coding sequence ATGAAACGAGAGATGATCACCCGTGCCGAAGCGCGGATGGCGGAGGGTTGGCCGGCGGCGGAGAGGCTCGTCTGCGACGGTTGGACCTGCCAGCTCGATGCGGGTGTGACCCGGCGGGCCAATTCCGTGCTGCCGCTGACATGGCAGGGCGGAGATCCCGAGGCCGCGATCACACGCGCCGAGACGCTTTACCGCGGCCGAGGCCTGCGGCCGATCTTCAAGATCAGTCCGGTCACCCAGCCAGCGGATCTGGACGCTCGCCTGGCGCAGCGCGGATATCGCGAAGAGGGTCAGGCTTTGGTTCTGGGCCGCCCGCTGGCCGGCGCCGAAGCCGAGCCGCAAAGGCCGGTACGTCTGGATCGGAATGCCACAAAAGTTTGGTCCGAGATCTGCCATGGCGGCGGGCCGGAACGCGCCGTGCGGGAGGCGATTGTCGGGCGTATCAGCCGGCCCTGCATCTTCGCGGTCGCCGAGGTCGGCGGCGAAGCCGCGGCGGCCGGCTTGGGCGTCGTCCTCGAGGATCTGCTGCTGATCACCGCCCTGGTCACCCGGCCCGCGCAGCGCCGCCGGGGCGCCGCCCGCGCAATCATCGCGGCGCTGGTGAGTGCTGCTGCCGAACGCGGCGTCCGGGACCTGATCCTGCAGGTGGAGGCGGACAACCCTCCGGCGCAGGCGCTCTACGCGGGTCTCGGCTGGTCCGAACTCTACGCCTATGCCTATCGCAGTCTGCTCTAG
- the phbB gene encoding acetoacetyl-CoA reductase, translating into MSGRLALVTGGTRGIGRAICEALKNAGYRVVANYGGNDEAAKTFSEETGIPVAKFDVSDFEAVKAAVEAIVADHGAIEVVVNNAGITRDGTLHKMSADQWQAVIDTNLTSCFNLSRCVIDSMRGQNFGRIVNIGSINGQAGQYGQVNYAAAKSGIHGFTKALAQEGAAKGITVNAIAPGYVETDMVRAVPANVLEKIVAKIPVGRLGQPEDIARGVLFLVGDDAGFITGATLSINGGQHMY; encoded by the coding sequence ATGTCCGGACGTTTGGCATTGGTCACCGGCGGAACCCGCGGCATTGGGCGCGCGATCTGCGAAGCGCTGAAGAATGCCGGCTACCGTGTGGTCGCGAATTACGGCGGCAACGACGAAGCGGCGAAGACGTTTTCCGAAGAGACCGGAATCCCGGTCGCCAAATTCGACGTGTCCGACTTCGAGGCGGTCAAGGCGGCGGTGGAGGCGATCGTCGCCGACCACGGAGCGATCGAAGTGGTCGTCAATAATGCGGGCATCACCCGCGACGGCACGCTGCACAAGATGTCGGCGGACCAGTGGCAGGCGGTGATCGACACCAACCTGACCTCCTGTTTCAATCTCTCGCGCTGTGTCATCGATTCCATGCGGGGTCAGAACTTCGGACGGATCGTCAACATCGGCTCGATCAACGGTCAGGCGGGCCAATACGGCCAGGTCAACTATGCCGCTGCCAAGTCCGGCATTCACGGTTTCACCAAGGCACTGGCGCAGGAAGGCGCGGCCAAGGGCATCACGGTCAATGCCATCGCCCCCGGCTATGTGGAGACCGATATGGTACGCGCCGTACCTGCCAACGTGCTGGAGAAGATCGTCGCCAAGATCCCCGTCGGCCGACTTGGCCAACCTGAAGATATAGCGCGAGGCGTACTCTTCCTGGTCGGCGACGACGCCGGCTTCATCACCGGGGCCACCCTCTCGATCAACGGCGGCCAGCACATGTACTGA
- a CDS encoding alpha/beta fold hydrolase, whose amino-acid sequence MEAVRDQDPGRSSPYRTEPRRLGPRPLPLHLAMAGLAWSGWRLASLSSRPPWLGLPPASPPDLARRASDLERDSASAKPEALAAALQREAVRRAHRLLDGIEAYRQHVYRRDLPEPPVLWRAGTTRLLDYGACAEATVPDGPPILVVPSLINRAYILDLSARISLLRWLAAQGFRPLLVDWDAPGPIERGFSLTDYVAGRLEQALDAALAATGRRPLLAGYCMGGTLTAALAQRRQRDLAGLILLAAPWDFHGDQPQAAPLGLGSLLSFGPALDVLGELPVDAIQALFAAVDPLGGVRKFLAFAGLDHESGKAETFVALEDWLNDGVPLASSVARDCLGGWYGANTPALGAWRIAGRAVDPSKLGLPSLCMIPAQDRIVPPASARALGSAIPNCELREPAVGHIGMVTSGRARALVWEPLAAWMRTKAEAAA is encoded by the coding sequence ATGGAGGCAGTCCGAGACCAGGACCCCGGTCGGAGCAGTCCGTACCGGACGGAGCCGCGCAGGCTGGGGCCGCGTCCCCTGCCGCTGCACCTGGCGATGGCGGGGCTCGCCTGGAGCGGTTGGAGACTCGCCTCGCTGAGCTCGAGGCCGCCTTGGCTCGGGCTACCGCCGGCCAGTCCGCCGGATCTGGCGCGGCGGGCCAGCGATCTGGAGCGAGACAGCGCAAGCGCAAAACCTGAAGCGCTCGCCGCCGCTCTGCAGCGCGAGGCCGTGCGGCGCGCGCATCGTCTGCTCGATGGAATCGAAGCCTACCGGCAGCACGTCTACAGACGCGATCTGCCGGAGCCGCCGGTTCTCTGGCGGGCCGGAACGACTCGCTTGCTCGACTACGGTGCCTGCGCCGAGGCAACGGTGCCGGACGGCCCGCCCATCCTGGTCGTGCCCTCGCTGATCAACCGCGCCTACATCCTCGATCTCTCCGCACGCATATCCTTGCTGCGCTGGCTCGCGGCGCAGGGGTTCCGGCCTCTGCTTGTCGATTGGGACGCGCCGGGTCCGATCGAGCGCGGCTTTTCTCTCACCGACTACGTCGCGGGGCGGTTGGAGCAGGCACTGGATGCGGCGCTGGCGGCCACCGGCCGCAGGCCTTTGCTCGCCGGCTACTGTATGGGCGGTACCCTGACCGCCGCTTTGGCCCAGCGCCGTCAGCGCGATCTGGCGGGTCTGATCCTTCTGGCCGCGCCATGGGATTTCCACGGCGACCAGCCGCAGGCCGCGCCGCTGGGCCTCGGCAGCCTGCTGTCCTTCGGTCCGGCGCTTGACGTCTTGGGCGAGTTGCCCGTCGACGCCATTCAAGCGCTTTTTGCCGCCGTCGATCCCCTGGGCGGCGTGCGCAAGTTCCTGGCCTTCGCCGGGTTGGATCACGAGAGCGGCAAAGCCGAAACCTTTGTTGCCCTGGAGGACTGGCTGAACGATGGCGTACCCTTGGCCTCATCGGTCGCGCGCGATTGTCTCGGCGGCTGGTACGGTGCCAATACGCCGGCGCTCGGCGCGTGGCGGATCGCGGGCCGGGCGGTGGATCCGTCAAAGCTCGGCTTGCCCAGCCTTTGCATGATTCCGGCGCAGGATCGGATCGTCCCGCCGGCTTCGGCCCGGGCACTGGGAAGCGCCATTCCGAACTGCGAGCTGCGTGAACCTGCGGTGGGCCACATCGGGATGGTCACCAGCGGCCGCGCGCGGGCATTGGTCTGGGAGCCGCTGGCGGCGTGGATGCGGACAAAGGCCGAGGCTGCGGCCTGA
- a CDS encoding DMT family transporter, whose protein sequence is MSLRLAFAGGRRPLSDGTAALIAVAFGAAMTGFAPIFARLSELGAIPTAFHRMAFASLALCLLMALLPAPAERRPAKLIDLLLLVAAGLFFAGDLGFFHAALANTSVANATLLVNLAPILVGLGAWALFGERPSLRYLGGMLLAVGGALWLSMAGARSAETGLTGDLQAVAAAGFYAAYLLTLKRLRAVFTTAALMFWSSAAAASALLAIALVMGDPLLPDSLRGWAAVAALGLIGHALGQGLVARGLKQLPVAYSALVLLLQPLVATAAAWAVFGEALLLGQLAGGLLLLAGLAVARPRK, encoded by the coding sequence ATGAGCCTCAGACTTGCCTTTGCCGGGGGCCGCCGACCGCTTTCCGATGGAACCGCGGCCCTGATCGCCGTCGCCTTCGGTGCCGCCATGACCGGCTTCGCGCCGATCTTCGCGCGCCTCAGCGAGCTGGGCGCGATCCCGACCGCCTTCCATCGCATGGCCTTCGCGAGCCTGGCCCTCTGTCTGCTCATGGCCTTGCTGCCGGCCCCGGCGGAGCGCCGGCCGGCCAAGCTCATCGACCTTCTGTTGCTGGTGGCTGCGGGACTGTTCTTCGCCGGCGACCTGGGCTTCTTCCATGCCGCCTTGGCCAACACTTCGGTGGCCAATGCGACTCTTCTGGTCAACCTTGCTCCGATCCTGGTCGGCCTCGGCGCCTGGGCGCTGTTCGGGGAACGGCCGAGCCTGCGCTATCTCGGCGGGATGCTGCTGGCGGTCGGCGGCGCCCTCTGGCTCAGCATGGCCGGTGCGCGCAGCGCGGAGACCGGTTTGACCGGTGATCTGCAAGCCGTCGCCGCGGCCGGTTTCTACGCCGCCTACCTGCTGACGCTGAAGCGGCTACGCGCAGTCTTCACCACTGCCGCACTCATGTTCTGGTCCTCGGCGGCGGCGGCTTCTGCGCTGCTCGCCATCGCTCTGGTTATGGGAGACCCGCTGCTGCCCGACAGCCTTCGGGGCTGGGCGGCCGTGGCCGCCTTGGGCCTGATCGGCCATGCCCTCGGCCAAGGACTTGTGGCGCGGGGCTTGAAGCAGCTCCCGGTCGCCTACTCGGCCCTGGTACTGCTACTACAGCCCTTGGTCGCCACGGCCGCGGCCTGGGCCGTCTTCGGCGAGGCCTTGTTGCTCGGCCAACTGGCCGGCGGTCTCCTCCTCCTCGCCGGCCTGGCGGTTGCCCGCCCTCGCAAATGA
- a CDS encoding putative bifunctional diguanylate cyclase/phosphodiesterase, with product MSDLARWRSAVEAAGDVVYEWDLVADHIVWGGKAAALFAVDESNLPVGGEAYHDRINPEDLPRRLRALTDHLSNDDPFDCEYRVRDDSGDYQWVHDRGAVERGPNGTPARLLGTLRGVTQRKQNESRLEYLANFDDLTGHYNKLRLREALDHALANALRFQRTGAFVVVGVDALYKINTAYGYEVGDKVLVEVGRRLDRCLRAADVIGRLGGDRFGIVLASCPSGEAQAAAERILQAVRQGPFHTQSGPVHVAVSAGVVVFPQQSKTAVDVMTKGEGALLAAKTAGRDCVSVYCLSEAQRDDFRASMTIGEEVKQALRDERLLLAFQPVVDAKSHHVSWYECLLRMRDPAGELVPAGEFIPIVEQLGLMRSIDRHVLDLAVADLIAHPSVTLAINISGLTAADRSWLRALVGHLRGRPDVAQRLIVEITETAALHDIEDSARFVATVRDLGCKVAIDDFGAGYTTFRHLKALTVDIVKIDGSFIRHIRESSENQLFVRNLLSLARAFNLATVAECVEDGDAADYLSEEGLDFLQGWHFGRPELSPAWRSGRPAGTEDWEQAEGSALRYVQAAT from the coding sequence TTGTCAGATCTTGCGCGCTGGCGTTCCGCCGTCGAGGCGGCCGGCGACGTTGTCTATGAATGGGATCTGGTCGCCGATCACATCGTCTGGGGGGGCAAGGCAGCGGCCTTGTTCGCCGTCGACGAGTCGAATCTGCCGGTCGGCGGCGAAGCCTACCACGACCGGATTAATCCGGAAGACCTGCCGCGCCGGCTGCGCGCACTGACCGATCATCTTAGCAACGACGACCCGTTCGACTGCGAGTATCGGGTGCGCGACGACAGTGGTGACTACCAGTGGGTTCACGATCGGGGTGCCGTAGAACGCGGACCCAATGGGACGCCGGCGCGCTTGCTCGGAACCCTGCGCGGGGTGACGCAGCGCAAGCAGAATGAAAGCCGTTTGGAATATCTCGCGAACTTCGATGACTTGACCGGTCACTACAACAAGCTGCGCCTGCGCGAAGCCTTGGATCATGCTCTGGCCAACGCCTTGCGCTTTCAGCGCACGGGCGCCTTCGTCGTGGTGGGTGTCGACGCGCTCTATAAGATCAACACCGCCTACGGCTACGAGGTCGGCGACAAGGTCCTCGTCGAAGTCGGTCGCCGGCTCGACCGTTGTCTTCGCGCCGCCGACGTGATCGGCCGTCTCGGCGGTGATCGTTTCGGTATCGTATTGGCCTCCTGTCCTTCGGGCGAAGCCCAGGCGGCGGCGGAGCGCATCCTCCAGGCCGTGCGCCAGGGCCCGTTTCATACCCAGTCCGGCCCGGTTCACGTCGCGGTTTCCGCCGGTGTCGTCGTCTTCCCGCAGCAATCGAAGACAGCCGTAGACGTCATGACGAAAGGCGAAGGCGCCTTGTTGGCGGCCAAGACCGCAGGCCGCGACTGCGTTTCGGTTTATTGCCTGTCCGAGGCCCAGCGCGACGACTTCCGTGCATCCATGACGATCGGCGAAGAGGTCAAGCAGGCCTTGCGGGACGAGCGGCTGCTATTGGCTTTCCAGCCGGTGGTTGACGCCAAAAGCCATCACGTCAGTTGGTACGAGTGCCTGCTGCGAATGCGCGATCCGGCGGGCGAACTGGTGCCGGCCGGCGAGTTCATTCCGATCGTCGAGCAACTGGGCCTGATGCGGTCTATCGATCGCCATGTTCTCGATCTGGCCGTGGCGGACCTGATCGCCCACCCGAGTGTCACCCTGGCGATCAACATCTCGGGTTTGACGGCGGCCGACCGCTCCTGGTTGCGGGCCTTGGTCGGGCATCTGCGAGGCAGGCCCGATGTCGCACAGCGGCTGATCGTCGAGATCACGGAGACCGCCGCGCTGCACGACATCGAGGACTCCGCGCGGTTCGTCGCAACGGTGCGCGATCTCGGCTGCAAAGTCGCGATCGACGATTTCGGAGCCGGCTACACGACCTTTCGCCATCTCAAGGCACTCACGGTCGACATCGTTAAAATCGACGGCTCATTCATTCGCCATATTCGCGAGTCGTCGGAAAACCAGCTTTTCGTTCGCAACCTGCTGTCGTTGGCCCGCGCCTTCAACCTGGCGACAGTGGCGGAATGCGTCGAAGACGGCGATGCGGCCGATTATCTGTCGGAAGAAGGTCTGGATTTCCTGCAGGGCTGGCATTTCGGCAGGCCCGAACTTTCGCCGGCCTGGCGTAGCGGCCGACCGGCCGGGACCGAGGACTGGGAGCAAGCGGAAGGTAGTGCATTGCGTTACGTGCAGGCCGCGACCTGA